A genomic region of Elaeis guineensis isolate ETL-2024a chromosome 9, EG11, whole genome shotgun sequence contains the following coding sequences:
- the LOC105042141 gene encoding uncharacterized protein isoform X1, whose product MCSPQVMMRIDRERERRMDLSSEVPKRRSADSSPEFEFWMVGNPSYPQPELLTADELFVDGVLLPLHLLSVVHSEPDPEPELAEPQPEPSPPPPLPPPLEPSPASISSSPSSGSKRWRDIFKVGEKKGNEKERPRRESKGSGGSAAEININIWPFSRSRSAGNGGAAAGRSRASSMAGRKASSAPCSRSNSRGESSKPSSAAAAGATRRWAASPGRAGLSGGVHLGRTSPVWQIRRGEKRTEPAASRGLERANQRDKVTGGKRGSGFGGGVRVLNLNVNTCIGYRNPVSCRGNGKDGVTGGGRTASEDGGGNGSLFSLRSFFSKKVY is encoded by the exons ATGTGCTCGCCTCAAGTGATGATGAGAattgatagagagagagagagaag GATGGATTTATCCTCGGAGGTTCCGAAGAGGAGGAGCGCCGACTCCTCTCCGGAGTTCGAGTTCTGGATGGTCGGCAATCCTTCTTATCCGCAGCCGGAATTACTCACCGCCGACGAGCTCTTCGTCGACGGCGTCCTACTCCCCCTCCACCTCCTCTCCGTCGTCCATTCCGAACCGGACCCGGAGCCTGAGTTGGCCGAGCCCCAGCCTGAACCATCGCCGCCGCCGCCACTGCCACCGCCGCTGGAGCCCTCGCCGGCGTCGATCTCGTCGTCGCCGTCGTCCGGGTCGAAGCGGTGGAGGGATATATTCAAGGTCGGGGAGAAGAAGGGGAACGAGAAGGAGCGGCCGCGGAGGGAAAGCAAGGGCAGCGGCGGCAGCGCCGCCGAGATCAACATCAACATCTGGCCCTTCTCCCGGAGTCGCTCCGCCGGCAACGGTGGCGCCGCCGCCGGCCGGTCCCGCGCATCCTCCATGGCCGGCCGGAAGGCCAGCAGCGCCCCCTGCTCCCGGAGCAACTCCCGCGGCGAATCCTCCAAAccctcctccgccgccgccgccggagcGACGCGGAGGTGGGCTGCGAGCCCCGGCCGGGCCGGGCTCAGCGGGGGGGTTCATCTGGGCCGCACAAGTCCGGTCTGGCAGATCCGGAGGGGCGAGAAGCGGACCGAACCGGCGGCCAGCCGGGGGCTGGAGAGGGCGAATCAGAGGGATAAGGTCACCGGAGGGAAAAGGGGGAGTGGATTTGGAGGTGGCGTTAGAGTTCTTAATTTGAATGTCAACACTTGCATCGGGTATCGGAACCCGGTGAGCTGTAGGGGTAACGGCAAGGATGGGGTGACCGGCGGTGGCCGGACCGCCAGTGAGGACGGTGGAGGCAATGGGAGCCTCTTTAGTTTGAGATCCTTCTTCTCGAAGAAGGTCTACTGA
- the LOC105042141 gene encoding uncharacterized protein isoform X2, which translates to MLSWMDLSSEVPKRRSADSSPEFEFWMVGNPSYPQPELLTADELFVDGVLLPLHLLSVVHSEPDPEPELAEPQPEPSPPPPLPPPLEPSPASISSSPSSGSKRWRDIFKVGEKKGNEKERPRRESKGSGGSAAEININIWPFSRSRSAGNGGAAAGRSRASSMAGRKASSAPCSRSNSRGESSKPSSAAAAGATRRWAASPGRAGLSGGVHLGRTSPVWQIRRGEKRTEPAASRGLERANQRDKVTGGKRGSGFGGGVRVLNLNVNTCIGYRNPVSCRGNGKDGVTGGGRTASEDGGGNGSLFSLRSFFSKKVY; encoded by the exons ATGTTATCTTG GATGGATTTATCCTCGGAGGTTCCGAAGAGGAGGAGCGCCGACTCCTCTCCGGAGTTCGAGTTCTGGATGGTCGGCAATCCTTCTTATCCGCAGCCGGAATTACTCACCGCCGACGAGCTCTTCGTCGACGGCGTCCTACTCCCCCTCCACCTCCTCTCCGTCGTCCATTCCGAACCGGACCCGGAGCCTGAGTTGGCCGAGCCCCAGCCTGAACCATCGCCGCCGCCGCCACTGCCACCGCCGCTGGAGCCCTCGCCGGCGTCGATCTCGTCGTCGCCGTCGTCCGGGTCGAAGCGGTGGAGGGATATATTCAAGGTCGGGGAGAAGAAGGGGAACGAGAAGGAGCGGCCGCGGAGGGAAAGCAAGGGCAGCGGCGGCAGCGCCGCCGAGATCAACATCAACATCTGGCCCTTCTCCCGGAGTCGCTCCGCCGGCAACGGTGGCGCCGCCGCCGGCCGGTCCCGCGCATCCTCCATGGCCGGCCGGAAGGCCAGCAGCGCCCCCTGCTCCCGGAGCAACTCCCGCGGCGAATCCTCCAAAccctcctccgccgccgccgccggagcGACGCGGAGGTGGGCTGCGAGCCCCGGCCGGGCCGGGCTCAGCGGGGGGGTTCATCTGGGCCGCACAAGTCCGGTCTGGCAGATCCGGAGGGGCGAGAAGCGGACCGAACCGGCGGCCAGCCGGGGGCTGGAGAGGGCGAATCAGAGGGATAAGGTCACCGGAGGGAAAAGGGGGAGTGGATTTGGAGGTGGCGTTAGAGTTCTTAATTTGAATGTCAACACTTGCATCGGGTATCGGAACCCGGTGAGCTGTAGGGGTAACGGCAAGGATGGGGTGACCGGCGGTGGCCGGACCGCCAGTGAGGACGGTGGAGGCAATGGGAGCCTCTTTAGTTTGAGATCCTTCTTCTCGAAGAAGGTCTACTGA